One genomic region from Anabaena sp. PCC 7108 encodes:
- a CDS encoding response regulator transcription factor encodes MPLKILIVDDDLGTRLSVSDYLELSGYSVIMANDGQEALAMVDQYHPDLIVTDIVMPRMNGYELVRQVRQQTEFRLLPVILLTARTKTQERILGYQSGCDLYLPKPFELEELAAAIRNLLERSQIIQTEYRFSHPNNFGSYTSIKAKEDHNTLSTQIHSPQLLSSLTTREQEVLDLLIHGLSNAEIGHQLHLSARTVEKYVSSLLRKTSTSNRAELVRFAMKHGLVE; translated from the coding sequence ATGCCCTTAAAGATCCTTATAGTAGATGACGACTTGGGCACTCGTCTATCTGTTAGTGATTATCTTGAACTGTCTGGCTATTCAGTGATCATGGCTAATGACGGTCAAGAGGCTTTAGCTATGGTTGACCAATACCATCCTGATTTAATTGTCACAGATATTGTCATGCCAAGGATGAACGGCTATGAATTAGTGCGTCAGGTGCGCCAACAAACAGAATTTAGGTTACTACCTGTAATTTTGTTAACAGCGCGAACAAAAACCCAAGAAAGAATTTTGGGCTACCAATCAGGGTGTGATTTATACTTACCTAAGCCTTTTGAACTAGAAGAGTTAGCCGCAGCAATTCGGAATTTGCTAGAGCGATCGCAAATCATCCAAACGGAGTATCGCTTTTCTCATCCCAATAATTTTGGCAGTTACACATCCATCAAAGCAAAAGAAGACCATAATACTCTGTCTACTCAAATCCATTCACCCCAACTACTCTCATCACTAACTACCAGAGAGCAGGAAGTTCTAGATTTACTGATTCATGGTCTATCTAATGCGGAAATCGGTCATCAGCTACACCTGAGTGCGCGAACAGTAGAAAAGTACGTCAGCAGTTTATTAAGAAAAACTTCAACCAGCAACCGAGCTGAACTCGTTCGTTTTGCTATGAAACATGGTCTGGTGGAATAG